The stretch of DNA TCCATCTCAACACTTACTTGGGTAGCCAGCTCTAATTATTCAACAGCGGACAAATAGATTAaaggtttgttttctttaaattacTATACTTTACAAAATTATACATAATTAAGTTTTTGGTGTTGTGAAAATGTGCGGTTTTAAAATAATGCCAGTGCCtcttaaaatacaaaacaagtaaaacaaataagaaCATTCACAATTTTAACTTGAGGTTCAATAGTCATCGCTTTCCGTTTTCAGCCTACATATGAACATCCACTCTGAGAAGTGAGACAAACATATGACATAtttgaaacatgttcctcataATTGCGACACATAATCTTGTTTGTCGATTTGCactttatgaaataaataataattaaaaaaaactattttaaccATTGCAGGCAATGGCTACAGAATAATTTTGCACCaacacattctgtttttctcatATATGCATTTGGTAGATCAGTACCTCCATTACTCAAATTGTAATGAATTCATtataacaaacacataaaaattcACTTAAAGATTCACCAGAAGCACTAGCTTTGCAAAAGAATTAAATCCCATTTTTTCCTATAGTACCTTGTATGCAGTAATGAAGAACTTTATGATTGTTCACAAATCACTATATCgactgtttttaaagctttctATTGTAATAGTAAATGGGAGACTTAATAAAAATGCCAGTGGTAAgactgaaaagaagaaaaattgcATCAAACAGTTCTCTCTATGAGCGTGCAGATGTTTAAATAGCTTATACAGTGTTTGCACTGGGAAAGTAAACACATGCATTCAATGAAGTAAACATTTTATCACTCcccttttttttacattttgggaaaactGTACAGATTCTTCACTTGAAAATATGTTACAAAACTGGGCACTGCCACTCTGAGGCAGAGTGAACCAGACAATCATTGTCAAGAAACCTGCTCTACTAAAGAGAATGTCGAGGTGATGGTGGagactgactcactgacttaCGCAACCCTCCCTCCGcatacaccaccaccaccctctgTTCCCATGCCCTGTATACCTGAAAGAATTGTCAAGtaaagagaaggagaaacacAAGTGGCTAAACTACGATTAAACACAAAACTATACAATTGAAGCCTGAGACAGAGCATGCTAGGACTATAAATGCATACAAGATAAAGGGGAGGAGAGTGCGTTGGGTAAGAAGGTCTGAAGACAGGTTCAAGAGTCAGGAGGATCTTCTCCTAGAAATTTTCCACGTCAAAGAAGTCCCAAAACCCCAAACTGAGCCTTGCAAGAGTACAGaatgcaataaaagctttaaaatggtTGTCAAAGTGTCTTACATCCTTAATatatcccttttttttcctgtgttcgCCAAACTTGTCCACCTCCCAGGAAACGTACGTAGGTGTAGGCTGACAGTAAAAAACTGTGAGTAAAGGGGTGTCGTGCTGTGTGGTTGCAGGCTGGCAGATACCAGCGTGCATAATAAACCCTCTGCATCAGGAAAGAGCCTCATCTTCTCCCACGTAGGGCAGGTCCATACTCCTCATGCCATCACCACTCTGCTGTTTCCTAAGTAACACAGCATTAGTTAGAGCACTTCTGTGGGCCTGCTGTCAATCCTATATCACTGTGAGGAGAAATAAGCTACTGTTAAACTCAGTTTAGGAACTGAAGCATGTTAAATTGTTACATACAGTAATGCAAGGCATTAAAAACCTAGCAAGCTGTTgggctgtttttctttatatagTAAAAATCACACATAAAGGGAAacttgagaaaataaataaaaagggggaaaaagttATATTAAAGAACTTAATCATTTGTGTCAataagagacacagaaagataTTAATTATCATGCAAAGGATTAAATGAAGAGAGATGTATGATCTGGGCTCACGATGAACTCATGATGAGTGTGGATACTTTTGTTTTGACTGTGTCAGAGAGGCATTGATTCATCCATGCATATTTTCATTGAGGTTACATGTTTACAAGTGTGGTGGTGTTGTATTTGgctaaaatatacaatataacaCTTATAATATAATGCcaatcaacacaacaacacaaactgcagcctcAAGTGTTACTACAGAGCTCAATCAACACCTCTCCAACACAGTGTCAACTAAaactggattgcattagactgtgcatgtgtttgtgatattttgtccaccccttGTAATATAGTTTATAATTACACAGAGccaaaagcacacacagacataaaatatacattaaattCCCGTTTGCAGGTACTGTAGATTCACAACATTCCCGAAAATGGCCAATCACCTATAAACTAGCACAGGCTCATTTACAAACTTGAGTATTAAACCATTAGAGCCATAGTGGGAAAATACAGCTGCTTACATAACGCCAGGGGTCTAAATGTACAcctacactctctctctctaccacCGTAGTCAGCACTGCACCAGTCAAGAACCGGCACACTCATAAACTTATTTACCTTCTTTAGTTACAATGAATGTAGCACTATCTCACACTGCCTGCTCTGCCTttcctgcagggcaggaggaggaggaggaggaggagagaaataaTAACACCTGTCTACTTGACGAACATTAGCCGGCTATACAGATGTCATCCGAGTATTAGAGGAGCTACAAGTGAGAATATGGTAGTGACAGCATACTGTTACAAGTATTTTGACACCAATTACTGCGAAAGCTTTTAAACTTGAGTTTACATCTGTAGTGTTTCTGTAAACAATCCTTACGTGAGCGTTTGTCCCGGAGCGCACAAACTGCTGCGGTCTTCTTTACGGCCCCAGTCAAAGGGGTTCCCGAAGGAGCGCTTCCTCAGCATAGTTCTCACTAGGATCTGTAGAAGAATAGTGAACAACAatacacaaaaccaaaacattatGCTCAGAAATGTTAAGAAGAAAAGCTTAACTTTGATTCTCAACTATGTTGTAATGTAAAACAATGATGCagtaatgataaaataaatacttaatGAAAGTACATCACAAATAGGTCTGCTGTATTCATGCAAAACTTTCTTATCTTTTGAAACATTtggcatttattattttaactaatgaaaataaactcaGAAGAATAAATGAGTCATACATCTCCTCTGGTACAAAGTGCAGAGAGACAATCAAGTAGTGTAGTGAATGTGAAGAACTTGAAACATATCCTTTGTACTAATACAAATATACAAGAATTAGTCATTCCTTTGCTCCTGACATTCTCAGTTGTGTCTTAAAAGGTTACATCCGACGATGTTTTCATGCATCTCTCGGGGAGGCTGAAATGACTGAACTGTACCCATTGGTGATATTTCTCTTAATGACAGCAGAAGCAAAAACTAATTAGACTCCGGCGTGTCTGTGACGTTcattagtttgtgttttttgtgagtcAGAAACAAGCTCGTAAACTCACCACTGTCGCCAGGCTTGGGATGTGTTTAACAGAattctccacttcctcctccgtCACCTCAATCAGCATACAACAGTTGTCATCCTCTAGAGGGAGGGGCTCAGCACCGTGCCTTGTCACCCATGGGTGCACCTAGACACGGGCATGAGAAGAACAAAGGAGTTTTATACATCTTTCATTCTGATTCACAAGACACATTTTATAGAACTGATACAAAGCTTAAGAAGATGAATTTAACTATTTATGCTGCACACTGGCCTATTATACTACCATTATAAAAATAGAGCATTATATACAGCTATATCATACACTGACTACTATATAACAACACTCAATCATCATTTAGCATTCACAACATCCTGTAGTCATCATGTACAAGATACAGATTACAGTATCTTCACATCGTAAACCACTTATTGATGGGCAGCCagctttttccaaaaacagatTGGCCATAAGTCTTTATAGTCGAGGCTCTGAAGCTAACTAAAGCTAAGCAGCATTTCAACATCTGGATTCAGTTTATATTGCACCACAGAACATTATTTCAGTATCACCATGCAGACAGCTTCATGTACAGCGACAACAGACCCGTTCACACATACTTGTCTGTGCAATATCAAACgtgtaaatgaaaacaattataGAAACTAGCaattcaactgaaaaaaagtgtttaccTTAATCTGTGGGATTGATATTCTGGTCTCTGGATTCTTGTCCAGCATTTTCAGCAACAAATCTTTGAGATCATCAGATATGTGAGCGCTGTTAAGACAACAAGAATCATAGGTACAGATTAAATTACATCTTATCTAACAGCCTGTAAACCGAAAAATAAAACGAAGTATTAATAAATTGATAACTAAATATGGAGCAAGTAAAATGCCTATTCAATGTGTAGATTTATCAAGCAgctatttatctgtttttcattaaataaacaacagcCACTGGACAGTAATATCCTTTTGACACAGGATGATTGGCAGAGTAAAACTGACTGTTCAGGTAACTCCACTGGTTGTGTCTTGATTTTCTGATGAAGAGCGATGATGCGCTCATCCATGAATGGACACTGTGAATAAAAGATTTCAAATAAAGAAGATCAGTAGATTGTCATTCAGGAGAAactctaaaacaaaaaaaacgaactttttttttttgccaaagcACAGACTCACCACTCCAAAGACGAAGCAATAAAGCGTCACTCCCATGGCCCAGACATCCAAAGCctacatgattaaaaaaacatgatagaGTATGTTTTGGAATGGTTTCTTCAGTTTATGGTGGTTGAAATCCACcattgcacagaaaaaaaattgctcccaaaaaaaacacatgaaaactgACTAGTATAGTGAATTACAATGGGATACTATGAAAACTATCAAAAAAGCAAAGGTCCTTGCATTTCTGAAAATCATCTCCAGAGGGCACTACTTAACCATCAGTACCTTTCCAGAGAAGTTCTTTCTGGTCTCAGAGAGTGCTTCGGGGGCAAGGAAAGCAGGTGTTCCCACCGTGCTTGTCAGGAGGGCATCAGCCCCTTCAAACTGGTTACTGACTCCAAAGTCTGCTATCTTGATGTGTCCATCTTCTCCCACCAACAGATTAGAGGGTTTGATGTCTCTGTGGATGATCCTCTGGTAATGTACTgttgaaatagaaaatatttattattacagCAACAAGGTCCTTTTATTTGTGCGATTCTGAGACAATGAATTTTCTCTACTACACCACACCCAAGTCTGGATTGAGAGGGGGAGggtcttaaaataacattttcaccttatttgaatttttaatatTGAACAAAGCAGTGCATTGCTAGATGGAATAAATTAAAAACGGCTTGGAGCCACATGAAGGAATCCACCTGGCGATGCAATTGGACAAGAAATCGGATAAACATGTCGACAATTTCCTCCATCAACAGAGAGGATCACACCTACAGTTCCTGCTTAagatgtgaaaaacaaaaaacagcaatgtgTGTGGTATTTCTTAACCACACCACCTGCACTGTGACTTCAAACAGGCGAGCCTTTCTTTAGTTATGATTACTTGTAATGAGAACAAATTTGGTTCTGACTATTTCAGTGTCCCTGTTGCAGagccctccctctccttcccctcAGCGCTAGTCTCCTAGACGACACTGTGCAAAAACCTCTTCTCCCGCGCTGAAATGCATTAAGAGCTGAGATGATGTGAAATGAGCCTTGTGGGTGGCTAGAGTCAAGAACAGCACAAAGGACTTGTGTAAATGGTAGAATTGTAGGACGAGGACAGATCTAGATACATAAGAGCTTCACCTTGATACTACAATTATATAAACTATTAATTTAGACACTCAAAATTCTGTATATAATACAACTTTATCTCAATTGGGGACATAGAAAAGGCATGAAAGCCTAATTATGGGATATTATTGTGTATTAAAGCTGATTCGcaataaaatagtttaattttGAAGAGGTAATTATGTGTATTGCTAAaagtaatgtttgtttttttcacaagaAGGTTAAGGTTGAATTGAAAAGTGTCAGGCATAACAtcatgaattttaaaaaccTCGATTGGATCATTTCATACTATTACAATAATTATCTACCGCATTTCGGATTCAGtgcttgaaataaaaaaatgaggGAAATTTAATTGCAGTTGAATCAGCTTTGAATCACAGAGTGCTGTATTGTTACAAACGTATCTGTATCATTTCTGTATCTGGTCGTGGGCCAGAGATATGTAACAAATCATCTAAGAGGGTCCCTAATCGCTCCCTTCTTAACATTATATAATACAGTCACATGCTGGGTGGAAGGATGACTGGAGGGTTTTTTGGAAGACTCACAATACTCGATTCCCCTGAGCAGATCCTGGAAGAAAAAGCGAGCCTGGTCCTCGCTGAAAGGTTTATCTGTCGGCACCTCCATCACAGCCCTGAATACACACGAGGACGCATaaacaggtatacacacacacacacacacgcagacacacacacacaaattcaatTAGCTATCATAACTAATGAGATTGAGCTCATTCCAGTGTTACAATCATAACTATAATAGAGGCTTAGCTTACCCTTGCTTGACCAGCTCAAACACTGTGATAGAAACACAGATGATGAAACATTTCGGTTACTGAGatacaaacaaactaaaaaacaataaatcctAAAATGAGTTTATCCTTCTTTTATGCCTGCTTCATgcatgactgtgtttgtgtgtgtgtgtgtgtgtgtgtgtggttctgaAGGATGACTGTCTGGCTGCAACGTACCCATGTACAGATGGTCCTCGCTGGGGTCATCCAAAACCTGGCACCGAATCACAAAGAGATAGAAATGAgtgtaatcacacacacacacacacacacacacacacacacacacacacacacacacacacacacacacaaagggtcTTCATCTTTTGTATGCAATAAGAATAAATACTCCTCCATCCTGGAATAATTGCACATAGATTGATTTCTGTGATTTTAACATGAATACATGAGTTCAAAGCCATCGAACAACCTTTGATTTTTGAAGACATCACAGGTATCATGACACACATctctgtttaaaatgtgttcaggGAAATCTCAGGCTAAAACGAAATTAAAATAGCCAAAAGATACGTTTTAACAGCACTCACCTCTACTAGTTTGACTACATTAGGATGGTCTAGCTTTTTCAGAATGGCAATCTCCTGATAGACCCGCTCCAAGGGTCCTTTGGGCTGAGGGGGGCCTTCAGGGACTGCTCTGGCTCCACGAGGGGGAGGTCTCCCTgacagagggaaaaaaggaaCAATGTAGGTGGATAACAGGTGAGGGAAGGGTGGAAAGTACAGAGGAGAGagaccaaagtcagtaggatggGTTTTAGTACTGGAGCATTATAAGATACTGTGCTCTCTGCTGTGTTAACCATCTGTCCCTGGCTGCAGACTTACGTGGGAAACCTGCCTGCCTCATCAGCCTCTTCTTGGACAACACCTTCATCGCCTacaggagagaaagggagatggATTGGGACAAGGGGGGATTAGAGAAAGCGGGAGAGGGAGTGGGAGAGCCAAGTGGGCAAGAGATCCAGAGAACagatgacagaaacagaaaagtcgacaaaaaaaaaaaagaagagaaagatacAACGGAGTGAAGTGATGCATATCTGACAATCACCCACTCAAACACCTAGAATATCCTAGCGTCTACAAAGATCTCCCCTCACCTTGATCATCCatcgtgtgtgtttgtgattacTAAGACAGATCAGCATCATCAGGACAAAAGATTATAAAAGCTAGACTTACAAAAGAAGATGTTGGCTGTTCTTGCTGCCGACCCTGGtgtaaaatgactcaaacgCAAGCAAGCAAGTAATCTACACTGTCTCATCACTGTCTTTAAATGATCTAAATGCACTAATTATTATGTTTAGCAGTAACTTATAAAATATACTTGAGACAATATCTACCTTGAGACAATTTTTGGattttgggctatataaataaaagtgacttGACTGCATCTTGTCATACAATCTTCACTCATTTGATTTTGAGATTAAGACACAAAATAGAAATTTGCATTGTTGCTTGATAGAACATTTAAGGACATATGTAACGCATGCATGACAAATACAGTGTATATCAGCGCTACAGAAACTAGTATTTCTTCTACACTACCTGGTCtgtgaaaattatattttaaggaATAATAGTTGCTAAATTAAACTGCATGGTTTGTAGGATGTTTGTCATGGACAGTTACACAAGTTTAGCTGTTTTCTGCACgtggctgtaaaatgtttgaaatgattcGAATGTCATGTGAAAGTAAATGGTACCCAGCAAGTACCTGGATAGCCCATATTCATGCAATGCAGATGTTTATCTAGTCAGAGATCCGCCTGACAATTTCTTGAACAATAACGTTGATGACAGCCATCGAGGCGGTGTTGAACAGCTACATTGTTTGGTGGATGTTTTCCCTGTTTGAAggaacagacttttttttaatagccTCTATGCCCTCAGTTATTACGGCAATGATATAATCGCTGCATGTGACATGTGGGCTTTGTCACTCGGgagaattattaaaataatctcCATGTCAATGTCTGTCAGGATCACGCAGCTTAATGAGAATTGCAGCAATAATCGcgaacagcaaacaaaaaagctTGAGCTGATGTGTTATTACAGTGCTTGGTGAGGCATAATTAACTGGAGACGTTTTCATACGCGGAGCTTTCATATAAAATCGCGGCGATAAATGTGACAAGGAAGCTCGATTATTATGAGGTTTGTCTATGTGTATGTGGGATGTGTTTGTGACAAGTGGGAAGGAATGAGAGTGAAGTGAGAGGAACAAAAGACAGGGTTAATGGTTGGGAAGAAAAatcacatctgtgtttgtgtgtatgtgtgtgtgcgcgtgaaGGACTCACATAGTATGTGTTGTCGTCTTCGTTGTAAGCTAGCTTGACGACACCATAGGAGCCCTAAGAAAAAGAGAACAGGAGCCAATAAAGTGAGATGGAGCAGCTTAAAATtcttcatgtgaaaaaaaaaatatatatatatcacactCTGTGCAAAGCAAACGAAATAAATAGTAATACGCACAggaacaaatacacaaacacatgcacaagaGGGAAGCGAGTAGGCTGACAGTGTACACTGAAAGAGTACCAGCTGCTTcaaagagagaacagagaaattcaaatcctctctccctctctctttcattttttttgatttCAGGCTAATTAAGGAAACTGGATCTGGTTTATGCTATCAAGCTCcccctgcccacacacacacacacacacacacacacacacacacacacagaggatatTCAGAATAAAAACTAGGCCCAATTAGTAGCCTGTGTGCACAAAttcatgcacaaaaacaaacagagcgtgagagagagagagggagagtgagcgAGTGGGATCAGTTCCTGCTGGGGGAGCAGATTGGAGAGGCATCACAGAGCTCTTCCTGTAGTCCCAAAGATGATCTGATAAAAGGAGCCTCTCCGACAATCCTGCATCTACCAAATGTATTAATATATCTTGATACAtgcaaaaaatacacacagacacgcatATTCTGTCTTCAATAAACCCACATCTAAAAACGTGCATACAAatacacccactcacacacacacacacacgctcatatCCACTAAGCCTCGCTCAACCCTTAGAGAGCGCTATTTATACCAGCCTCTCATCCATCTTCCAACTCTCCCATGGCCTGGTAGTTTACACAGAGTTTGGGAAATGAGGACAGCCGGGAGAGGAGGATATCAGAGACGGTTACTGCGTGTCCTTGATGATGTGCGCTACTTGACAGACATGCAGTAGGCGGAAGGGAGAAGCAAATGGAAGAGTCAGTGAAAGGGAGCAatcagtgtgctgtctctgatGGTACCTTTCCAATCTCGTCTTTTAGCTTGTACTGGTTGAGTTGAACACAGTCCTTgtagagagggaagaaaaagagaaaagagaggacgAGAAAAGGGtttcttttcaaatgaaatcaCATCAGCTGTTTCAGCAGTTAGATACCCTAAATACATCATGAGCGTTCTGAGAAAATCTGCTTTTGCTAAGAGCGCCGAATAAAATCCTGCCCATTAAATTTTCTTTcagatgatttttcttttttcagatttcCCATTTTCAACAAATGCACAGAAGTGCAGTGCTCTGCACTCTTAGCACCagttcagtttgt from Thunnus albacares chromosome 18, fThuAlb1.1, whole genome shotgun sequence encodes:
- the LOC122968260 gene encoding calcium/calmodulin-dependent protein kinase kinase 2-like isoform X1; the protein is MFPCHVTPWPSAEPPASCGSHAPPAQPSQPLPDLLCSCPAPPLNTHSETPSPDPMESVIVVTEYEPSRPPGEAGEEEVEDMDSSETPEPASSVAAPFRTPSCDLLSHTVGRQKALLPESQEQRGRLNLSDRKLSLQERSQTATSPCNSPGLNGRYIYPSLPYSPITSPHSSPRLPRRPTVESHSVSITDLQDCVQLNQYKLKDEIGKGSYGVVKLAYNEDDNTYYAMKVLSKKRLMRQAGFPRRPPPRGARAVPEGPPQPKGPLERVYQEIAILKKLDHPNVVKLVEVLDDPSEDHLYMVFELVKQGAVMEVPTDKPFSEDQARFFFQDLLRGIEYLHYQRIIHRDIKPSNLLVGEDGHIKIADFGVSNQFEGADALLTSTVGTPAFLAPEALSETRKNFSGKALDVWAMGVTLYCFVFGVCPFMDERIIALHQKIKTQPVELPEHAHISDDLKDLLLKMLDKNPETRISIPQIKVHPWVTRHGAEPLPLEDDNCCMLIEVTEEEVENSVKHIPSLATVILVRTMLRKRSFGNPFDWGRKEDRSSLCAPGQTLTKQQSGDGMRSMDLPYVGEDEALS
- the LOC122968260 gene encoding calcium/calmodulin-dependent protein kinase kinase 2-like isoform X2, with the protein product MFPCHVTPWPSAEPPASCGSHAPPAQPSQPLPDLLCSCPAPPLNTHSETPSPDPMESVIVVTEYEPSRPPGEAGEEEVEDMDSSETPEPASSVAAPFRTPSCDLLSHTVGRQKALLPESQEQRGRLNLSDRKLSLQERSQTATSPCNSPGLNGRYIYPSLPYSPITSPHSSPRLPRRPTVESHSVSITDLQGSYGVVKLAYNEDDNTYYAMKVLSKKRLMRQAGFPRRPPPRGARAVPEGPPQPKGPLERVYQEIAILKKLDHPNVVKLVEVLDDPSEDHLYMVFELVKQGAVMEVPTDKPFSEDQARFFFQDLLRGIEYLHYQRIIHRDIKPSNLLVGEDGHIKIADFGVSNQFEGADALLTSTVGTPAFLAPEALSETRKNFSGKALDVWAMGVTLYCFVFGVCPFMDERIIALHQKIKTQPVELPEHAHISDDLKDLLLKMLDKNPETRISIPQIKVHPWVTRHGAEPLPLEDDNCCMLIEVTEEEVENSVKHIPSLATVILVRTMLRKRSFGNPFDWGRKEDRSSLCAPGQTLTKQQSGDGMRSMDLPYVGEDEALS